A stretch of Cyanobacterium sp. HL-69 DNA encodes these proteins:
- a CDS encoding Lactoylglutathione lyase-related protein: protein MLHHVSIRTANILRAIAFYQLLGFSVKERFTTGYTLACWMEGLNSRIELIEIPEPKPARDAFGDEHYVGYYHLSFDVGNYTDSLPQWLNNLTETFVEENKANPQQIKPLKILLHPQQQMIEDKVFEVAFIADDDGLPIELLCQC, encoded by the coding sequence ATGTTACATCACGTATCTATTCGCACTGCTAATATTTTAAGGGCGATCGCATTTTACCAATTATTAGGATTTTCGGTAAAAGAAAGATTTACCACAGGATATACCCTTGCCTGTTGGATGGAAGGGTTAAACAGTCGCATCGAATTAATAGAAATCCCCGAACCAAAACCAGCCCGCGATGCCTTCGGAGATGAACATTATGTAGGTTACTATCATTTATCCTTTGACGTGGGTAACTATACCGATAGCTTACCCCAATGGTTAAACAACCTCACAGAAACATTTGTAGAAGAAAACAAAGCAAACCCCCAACAAATAAAGCCCCTCAAAATTTTGTTACACCCCCAACAACAAATGATAGAAGATAAAGTTTTTGAAGTAGCCTTCATTGCCGACGATGACGGATTACCCATCGAATTATTATGTCAATGCTGA
- the glpK gene encoding glycerol kinase GlpK: MNKYILAIDQGTTSTRAILFQKNGHVLATAQEEFTQYYPNPGEVEHDPQEIWQSVLSVVEGVCNKANIEKKQIEAIGVTNQRETTVVWNKETGKPIYNAIVWQDRRTSATIDDLKGRELQKEVKSRSGLLLDAYFSGSKVEWILDNVKGARKLAHAGKLAFGTIDSWLIWNLTGGKTHITDVGNASRTLLLNVNKVQWDVLLCELFDVPMNMLPELCDSSGIVAYTDPSIFGEEIAIAGIAGDQQAATFGHTGFHPGIAKNTYGTGCFLISPTGKELVPSEKSLLSTICWSLNGEITYGLEGSILAAGSAITWLRDGLGLIKSASEITELAESVPDTGDVFFVPALAGLGSPYWDQYARGTIVGISRATTKAHIARATLEGIAFQVYDVVRSLETESNIPLELLKVDGGAARSDFLLQFQADLLGVPVERPAGVELTARGVAYFAGLATGYWKDLQEIQQLETTTTTFKPKISQSQRDALTSRWADAVVRSHGWA, from the coding sequence ATGAATAAATACATTTTAGCCATAGATCAAGGAACAACAAGCACAAGGGCAATTCTTTTTCAAAAAAACGGTCATGTTTTGGCCACCGCCCAAGAAGAATTTACTCAATATTATCCTAACCCAGGGGAGGTAGAACATGATCCTCAAGAAATTTGGCAATCAGTTTTATCAGTGGTAGAAGGAGTATGTAATAAAGCCAATATAGAAAAAAAACAAATAGAAGCTATTGGGGTTACCAATCAACGGGAGACTACAGTAGTTTGGAATAAAGAAACAGGAAAACCCATTTATAATGCCATTGTCTGGCAAGATAGACGCACCTCCGCCACCATCGATGATTTGAAGGGAAGGGAGTTGCAAAAAGAGGTAAAAAGTAGATCTGGACTTTTGCTCGATGCTTACTTTTCTGGTAGTAAAGTAGAGTGGATTTTGGACAATGTCAAAGGGGCAAGAAAACTTGCTCATGCAGGAAAACTCGCTTTTGGTACCATTGATAGTTGGTTAATTTGGAATTTGACTGGGGGAAAAACCCATATTACTGATGTGGGTAATGCTTCTCGCACTCTTTTACTCAATGTTAACAAGGTACAATGGGATGTGCTTTTGTGTGAATTGTTTGATGTACCCATGAATATGCTTCCAGAGTTGTGCGACTCTAGTGGTATTGTGGCATATACTGATCCTAGCATTTTTGGGGAAGAAATTGCGATCGCAGGTATCGCAGGAGATCAACAGGCGGCTACTTTCGGACATACGGGCTTTCATCCTGGTATCGCCAAAAATACCTATGGCACGGGATGCTTTTTGATTTCTCCCACAGGAAAAGAGTTAGTTCCCTCAGAAAAAAGTCTTTTATCCACCATCTGTTGGAGCCTCAATGGGGAGATTACCTATGGTTTGGAGGGGAGTATATTGGCGGCAGGATCGGCTATTACGTGGCTTAGAGATGGCTTAGGTTTAATCAAGTCAGCCTCAGAAATTACCGAGTTGGCGGAATCTGTACCCGATACGGGGGATGTGTTTTTTGTTCCTGCTTTAGCGGGGTTAGGCTCTCCCTATTGGGATCAATATGCCAGAGGTACTATTGTAGGTATTAGCCGTGCTACTACGAAAGCTCACATCGCAAGGGCTACTTTAGAGGGCATCGCTTTTCAGGTGTATGATGTGGTACGCAGTTTGGAAACAGAATCAAATATCCCCCTCGAACTGTTGAAGGTTGATGGGGGGGCAGCCCGTAGTGATTTCCTGTTACAATTCCAAGCAGATTTGTTAGGGGTACCTGTGGAGCGCCCTGCGGGGGTTGAGCTTACAGCTAGGGGTGTAGCCTATTTTGCTGGGTTAGCAACGGGTTATTGGAAGGATTTACAAGAAATTCAACAGTTGGAAACCACTACCACTACTTTTAAGCCAAAAATATCCCAATCCCAAAGGGATGCCCTAACCAGTCGTTGGGCTGATGCTGTGGTGCGATCGCACGGTTGGGCTTAA
- a CDS encoding transposase produces MKNMTRLSYDTDLTDDQWKILEPLILLAKIGGRNRSLDIREVLNGIFYLVTNGIKWRAMPHDFLKWQSV; encoded by the coding sequence ATGAAAAACATGACAAGATTATCATACGATACTGACCTCACTGATGACCAGTGGAAAATTTTAGAACCTTTAATTCTTCTGGCTAAAATTGGTGGGAGAAATCGTAGTTTGGACATCAGAGAAGTTCTAAATGGGATCTTTTATCTTGTTACTAACGGAATAAAATGGAGAGCGATGCCTCATGATTTTCTGAAGTGGCAGAGTGTTTAG
- the lpxC gene encoding UDP-3-O-[3-hydroxymyristoyl] N-acetylglucosamine deacetylase produces MFKSFQLTGVGLHSGKVSTVKLFPEEKGKGRYFVRVDLPDSPSIPATIDSVDSTLLSTELAVGEAKVRTVEHLLSSLCACGIDDVRMEIDGAEVPLMDGSGQLWCDRLYQPNYNFSESKYTIKEPIWIRHKDAFVAALPSDKMVFTYGVDFPYKAIQNQWFTWYPERETFPSAIAPARTFGFAEQIEYLQSQGLIKGGNLSNALVCSHDGWVNPPLRFDNEPVRHKILDLVGDLSLLGTIPTAHYLAYKASHQLHTQLARQIQAHNR; encoded by the coding sequence ATGTTTAAATCTTTTCAGTTGACAGGGGTAGGACTTCATTCAGGTAAAGTTAGTACGGTGAAACTGTTTCCCGAGGAGAAGGGAAAAGGAAGATATTTTGTGCGGGTAGATTTGCCTGATAGTCCTTCTATTCCTGCAACTATCGATTCTGTGGATAGTACTTTGTTATCGACGGAGTTGGCGGTGGGAGAGGCTAAGGTGCGCACGGTGGAGCATTTGCTATCAAGTTTGTGTGCCTGTGGTATTGATGATGTGCGTATGGAGATTGATGGGGCGGAAGTACCTCTGATGGACGGCTCTGGGCAGTTATGGTGTGATCGCCTTTACCAACCTAATTACAATTTTAGTGAGAGTAAATACACTATTAAAGAGCCTATTTGGATACGCCATAAAGATGCTTTTGTGGCGGCCTTACCTTCGGATAAAATGGTGTTTACCTATGGTGTTGATTTTCCTTACAAAGCTATTCAAAATCAATGGTTTACATGGTATCCTGAGCGAGAAACTTTCCCCAGTGCGATCGCCCCTGCCCGTACTTTTGGATTTGCCGAACAAATTGAATACTTACAAAGTCAAGGATTAATCAAAGGGGGTAACCTCAGTAACGCCCTGGTATGTAGCCATGATGGCTGGGTAAACCCTCCCCTACGGTTTGATAATGAGCCAGTGCGCCATAAAATCCTTGATTTAGTGGGTGACTTGAGTTTATTAGGCACTATTCCTACCGCCCATTATCTCGCCTACAAAGCAAGTCATCAACTACACACCCAACTAGCCCGACAAATTCAAGCCCATAACAGGTAA
- a CDS encoding TIGR03279 family putative radical SAM enzyme, producing MKPARISKILAQSIAEEIGFEIGDSIVSINGMQPRDLIDYQFLCSDEYLELEVIDKYGKNHLLEIEKDYDENLGLEFEDALFDGLIQCNNKCPFCFIDQQPDGKRESLYLKDDDYRLSFLYGSYLTLTNLTTREWNRIEQMRLSPLYVSVHATEPDIRIRLLKNQRAGEIKQNLAWFQEKRLQVHAQVVVCPNINDGKHLETTLNDLFSFHQGEIPAVISAAVVPVGLTKFRPQEDELIPVSREKAKEVIKQVQALQDKFREKCGSTFAWLADEWFLIAQEDLPPESHYEDYPQIGNGVGSIRQFLKEFETIANENLPAKIAQPQEYTWIVGNAVETAFQPLVAKLNQVENLNVNLVALNSDYWGQEITVTGLITGQDLLAKLPEKKLTKKILLPSVMLKHDEAKFLDDVTIAELEEKLHVKVIPVNGIKELMEVVSEPV from the coding sequence ATGAAACCTGCCCGTATTAGTAAGATACTTGCCCAATCCATTGCCGAAGAAATAGGCTTTGAAATAGGAGACTCCATCGTTAGCATCAACGGAATGCAACCAAGAGACTTAATCGATTATCAATTTCTCTGTAGCGATGAATATCTCGAACTAGAAGTTATCGATAAATACGGCAAAAATCACCTACTAGAAATCGAAAAAGACTACGACGAAAACTTAGGTTTAGAATTTGAAGATGCCCTCTTTGATGGGCTAATCCAGTGTAACAATAAATGCCCCTTTTGCTTCATCGATCAACAACCTGACGGGAAAAGAGAAAGTCTCTACCTCAAAGACGATGATTATCGCCTCAGTTTTCTTTATGGTAGTTATCTCACCCTAACAAACTTAACCACCAGAGAATGGAATCGCATCGAACAAATGCGCCTCTCTCCCCTTTATGTTTCCGTCCATGCCACCGAGCCAGATATTAGAATTAGACTACTAAAAAATCAACGGGCAGGGGAAATCAAGCAAAATTTAGCATGGTTTCAAGAAAAACGTTTACAAGTCCATGCCCAAGTGGTCGTATGCCCCAATATTAATGACGGTAAGCACCTAGAAACCACCCTCAACGATTTATTTTCCTTCCATCAAGGGGAAATTCCTGCGGTAATTAGTGCCGCTGTTGTGCCAGTGGGTTTAACCAAATTTCGCCCCCAAGAAGATGAATTGATTCCCGTTAGCCGAGAAAAAGCCAAAGAAGTTATTAAACAAGTCCAAGCCTTACAGGATAAATTTAGGGAAAAATGTGGCTCTACTTTTGCTTGGTTGGCCGATGAATGGTTTTTAATTGCCCAAGAAGATTTACCCCCAGAATCCCACTACGAAGACTATCCTCAAATTGGAAATGGTGTAGGCTCAATTAGACAATTTTTAAAGGAGTTTGAAACCATCGCTAACGAAAATTTACCTGCCAAAATTGCCCAGCCACAGGAATATACTTGGATTGTGGGTAATGCAGTGGAAACGGCTTTTCAACCCCTCGTGGCGAAGTTAAACCAAGTAGAGAATTTGAATGTTAATTTAGTGGCTTTAAATAGTGACTATTGGGGGCAAGAAATTACAGTAACAGGTTTAATTACAGGGCAAGATTTATTGGCTAAATTACCAGAAAAAAAACTAACGAAAAAGATTCTTTTGCCTTCGGTAATGTTAAAACATGATGAGGCGAAATTTTTAGATGACGTCACCATCGCAGAGTTGGAAGAAAAACTTCATGTTAAAGTAATTCCTGTCAATGGTATTAAGGAATTAATGGAAGTAGTTTCAGAACCTGTTTGA
- the dnaJ gene encoding chaperone protein DnaJ has translation MSGDYYQILGVSRDATKQEIKRAYRQQARKYHPDVNKEPGAEDKFKEINKAYEVLSEPETKARYDRFGEAGVSGAGAGASGFDPNDMGGFADIFETFFGGGFGGGGGATTGARRRGPARGDDLRLDLRLKFREAVFGGEKEIKIPHLETCEVCDGTGAKKGSGVKTCPTCNGAGQVRRATRTPFGSFAQVTVCPTCNGEGQIIEEKCESCGGQGRKQQNKKLKITIPAGVDNGTRLRVTGEGDAGTRGGPAGDLYVYLSVETDSQFKRDGNNIYSEITISYLQAILGCRLKVATIDGHEEITIPAGLQPDTVTTLRDKGVPKLGNAVSRGDHLITVHVEIPTKISSEERDLLEKLAQIKGDHTSKGGFEGFLESIFHKK, from the coding sequence ATGTCAGGCGATTATTACCAAATCCTCGGAGTCTCCCGTGATGCAACCAAACAAGAAATAAAAAGAGCTTATCGACAACAAGCGCGGAAATATCATCCCGACGTAAACAAAGAGCCGGGGGCAGAAGATAAATTTAAAGAGATAAATAAGGCCTATGAAGTGCTTTCAGAGCCAGAAACTAAAGCCCGTTATGATCGTTTCGGAGAAGCTGGAGTAAGTGGGGCTGGTGCCGGGGCATCAGGCTTTGATCCTAATGATATGGGTGGTTTTGCCGATATATTTGAAACCTTCTTTGGCGGTGGTTTTGGTGGCGGTGGTGGTGCGACTACGGGCGCTCGTCGTCGTGGTCCTGCCAGAGGAGATGATCTCAGGTTAGATTTAAGATTAAAATTCCGTGAAGCGGTTTTTGGTGGTGAAAAAGAAATCAAAATCCCTCACCTAGAAACCTGTGAGGTGTGTGACGGCACGGGGGCGAAAAAAGGTAGTGGAGTAAAAACCTGTCCTACTTGTAATGGGGCGGGGCAGGTGCGCCGTGCTACTCGTACTCCTTTTGGTAGTTTTGCTCAGGTAACGGTATGTCCTACTTGTAACGGAGAGGGGCAAATTATTGAGGAAAAATGTGAGTCTTGCGGTGGGCAAGGTAGAAAACAACAAAACAAAAAGTTAAAAATTACTATCCCTGCAGGGGTAGATAATGGCACTCGTCTTAGGGTGACAGGGGAAGGGGATGCCGGTACCCGTGGAGGTCCTGCTGGAGACTTGTATGTTTATCTCTCGGTGGAAACTGATAGTCAATTTAAACGCGATGGTAATAATATTTACTCAGAGATTACTATTAGTTATTTACAAGCGATTTTAGGTTGCCGTCTCAAGGTTGCTACCATCGATGGGCATGAGGAAATTACCATTCCCGCTGGTTTACAGCCTGATACTGTGACCACTCTCCGTGATAAGGGGGTACCAAAGTTAGGAAATGCTGTGAGTAGAGGGGATCATTTAATAACTGTTCATGTGGAAATTCCGACAAAAATTAGTTCTGAGGAAAGAGATCTACTAGAAAAACTAGCTCAAATCAAAGGAGATCATACTTCTAAGGGAGGTTTTGAGGGTTTCTTGGAAAGTATTTTCCATAAGAAATAA
- a CDS encoding TIGR02652 family protein, giving the protein MNLSLQYPVFGPHIQCPHCRQQIEALTLTDSYLCSRHGAFEANPETKVLVHLQSGRHWRLWEEKWYRQHTHPDGIRFEIHEALDRLYTEGYRATKVIIAQRYYRLISSYLEKGNNWIGDGTKIYKLYGLPVEFSPDDDDSERWEIINFSLEKEKGSPSRYPYFRLFE; this is encoded by the coding sequence ATGAACCTAAGTTTACAATATCCTGTTTTTGGCCCCCATATTCAATGCCCCCATTGTCGTCAACAGATAGAAGCCTTAACTCTAACTGATAGTTATTTATGCTCCCGTCATGGCGCTTTTGAGGCCAATCCTGAAACAAAAGTATTAGTACATTTACAATCAGGGCGCCATTGGCGATTGTGGGAGGAAAAGTGGTATCGGCAACATACCCATCCTGATGGCATTCGTTTTGAGATTCATGAAGCCCTTGACAGATTATATACAGAGGGTTATCGGGCTACTAAAGTAATTATTGCTCAACGGTATTATCGCTTAATTAGCTCTTATCTGGAGAAGGGTAATAATTGGATAGGAGATGGCACAAAGATTTATAAACTTTATGGTTTACCTGTAGAATTTAGTCCCGATGATGATGATTCCGAGCGCTGGGAAATTATTAATTTTAGCCTTGAAAAAGAAAAGGGAAGCCCCTCCCGTTATCCTTATTTTCGCCTTTTTGAATAA